The Arachis hypogaea cultivar Tifrunner chromosome 16, arahy.Tifrunner.gnm2.J5K5, whole genome shotgun sequence genome contains a region encoding:
- the LOC112756573 gene encoding uncharacterized protein: protein MEILALSVSGLNVSYTNKNVSAKWGVELVVQNPNLFSTLYLDHMVGMVLYKEEVIGVSSLEKKLIALGPMEHKFVSFKVWKKDWDIDDEDQPKVKEWVVENIMMDKHKEKINFSVQMGVWGKIKSSWWSSKSVIMNPRCMDLTINFVPMRGFGMLLDEEPIRCYVPMLDN, encoded by the coding sequence ATGGAAATCCTTGCACTTTCTGTATCCGGGCTCAATGTTTCATACACAAACAAAAATGTATCAGCCAAATGGGGTGTGGAATTGGTGGTGCAAAACCCAAACCTATTCTCAACATTGTATTTGGATCACATGGTTGGTATGGTGCTATATAAAGAAGAGGTTATTGGGGTGAGTTCCTTGGAGAAAAAGTTAATTGCTTTGGGACCAATGGAACATAAATTTGTTAGCTTTAAAGTGTGGAAGAAGGATTGGGATATAGATGATGAGGATCAACCAAAGGTGAAGGAGTGGGTTGTGGAAAATATCATGATGGACAAACATAAAGAGAAGATTAATTTCAGTGTGCAAATGGGTGTATGGGGTAAAATTAAATCTAGTTGGTGGTCTTCAAAGAGTGTTATCATGAATCCTAGGTGCATGGATTTGACTATTAACTTTGTCCCTATGAGGGGTTTTGGAATGTTGTTAGATGAAGAGCCAATAAGATGTTATGTTCCTATGTTGGATAATTAg